gccacccagaccactgcaggtggaactgccacccagactactgcaggtggaactgtcacccagaccactgcaggtggaactgccacccagaccactgtaggtggaactgtcacccagaccactgcaggtggaactgccacccagactactgcaggtggaactgtcacccagactactgcaggtggaactgtcacccagactactgcaggtggaactgccacccagactactgcaggtggaactgccacccagactactgtaggtggaactgccacccagaccactgcaggtggaactgccacccagactactgcaggtggaactgccacccagactactgcaggtggaactgccacccagactactgcaggtggaactgccacccagactattgcaggtggaactgccacccagtctacagcaggtggaactgccacccagaccactgcaggtggaactgccacccagactactacaggtggcagttctcgcgaggctagtgacagaattctgtttggagcggcacatgaatgctttaaaaaaataaataaatttaaaactcgcgggtttagtgtcgacagtgggagcaaacctggaacaacaaatcagagataGATTTAAcaagagaaggcagtcctgccaaaaaagctaagcgtacgtctaagtaccttgacgaatgggacagggaatttactttcctaaagtggagcatgaaggggcatcattctgtaagatttgtagctgtgattttagtgtctctcatgggggaaagaacgatgtccgtcagcacgaacaatctgccaagcacaaacgcgggctaaaggcacagaaatatgcccaggagatgtccccatttgtagctagaaataccactagaaaatttaaatttttttattaatttgtagttcaaaacatatttggggtgttttttcttcactttttgccactgcaaagatgttttcgtttctcctacagcctcgattgcagctatatgcaaataactgattatgcaaattaggcgatgacgtcatatacgggaaatgtcccgtatttttaaatacaaaacttgacaggtatgatcATTTATATTCTGTGTCGTTAGTTGTTTTGGTTTGTGTTCCTAAAATTGCATGATGTATTGAAAGTAGACCCATGGAGAGATATTAAATCATTGCGCACAGTTTGTTATCATTTTGAACTTAATAAAACCCAGGAAGAGATCCAGGAGCAGAGATCCAGTAGCAGAGATCCAGGAGCAGAGATCCAGTAACAGAGATCCAGGTCTGTATGCTGATACTTTCACTACTGGTCTGCCTCAGAGTGGAGAGGGAGCTGGATTAATGAAAGAGAGGAAGGAcatgagaaaaagagagggaggacatgagcaaaaaagagagggaggacatgagagagaaagagagggagaacacAAGAGAAAGGGAGGACACAAGAGAGAAAGGACAGAAATGAGATAAAGCGAGAaggggagaaagaaaaagatggAAAAACACTCAGAAATGAGTTTCTGAAATGAgtcatacagagagagaggagagaagtgtATTGTTATGAGAATGAGGTGATCCATCATTTTTCTGTTAAATAGATCTCATTTCTCTGTGCCCCGATGGGACCTGTCCCAGTGCCCTGGTCCCCATGCTGGGGTCGTTCAGAACACcgctgtcaccccccccccccccccccccccccaccaccaccacctattTCTGACTTCCAGCTGCatatcaccaccaccccctccatgTTTTATACAGCAAAACCCACCAGAGCACCTCTATTATGCACCATcggtgggtgatggagaagtcTGCACAATGCCCCTTACACCTCTGACAAATGGAAAACCGAGCAGGTCCACCGTGTCCTTTAAATGACCTGTTTATTGCCTGCGGGTAATTAGACTTGTCCAGTCGGGCCTCTGGCCTTTTGAATGGCCGTATGATTCAAGAACAGGGCTGTATCACAGCTGCACTCCCCGCCAGCCCTCGCCCCGTGTGCGTTAACTCCTCCTGTGGCCATCACAGGTATGGAAAGTGGGggctgagatgtgtgtgagtgcgtctCCACTCACGTCTCCGCTCACACCCGCCTGACACGCTACATGTTTGGTTCTCCGCGTCTCTAAACCTTAACCACACACTCATCGCTGAGGTGAATCAGTGGCAGTAACAAGTGCTGATTACTTATGGTACTCTGTCTAGACTCTAGTGCACTCACTCCACAACTAGTGCACTCACGCTATAACATTCACTGTAGCGCACGTCATAAGTGCATTAGACACATACTGAACTAAAAGTTCGCGATTCATTCAAGGTACTTTGTATCGGTAGCATACAGTAAGCAATCTACTTAACTCACAGTAAAAGTGGTGAAATCATTTAAAGCATTCAAATGAAACCTCTTAAGCACATTAATCTCATCCAGAGGCACACTAATTAAAGCAGGCTTCTCAAAGCACGCTTGCAGGGTCCGAAGCTTTGCTCGTAATGCCGTAAGAAAAGCTGAAGTGAATCCCACATAACAAAATGGTTTTGTGCGGTGCTCTTTCCCAAGACGTCTGCTTGTTTTCCGATAGCTGATAATCTGTGAGCCGCCCCTGAGTCCGTGGCAGACATTGACGCGTGTGCTGGCGCTGTTGCTACTGTCCTCTATGTCTGCCTTTTGTGTCTGAGACACCAGAGCTTTAAGAGGGGATGaggagtgatgtgtgtggggtgggagggacTCACAGGGCCCCTGGGTTGGCATGCCCCAGAGCACAGAGTATCCACCCCACaataccccaccccaccctcgcATAGGGCCACGGAGTACTCTGGAGAGGGTCAGGTGAGTGCTttggttgggggagggggggggggggtggttcacGGCATCAGAGATTTTTATTATTCATCTTCACTGCTACTGCTTCTATCTTATATAGTCAgctacataaacacacctctCTCCAATAGACCCGCCCACATCAGATGTTCACTGTAAGATaaatctcactctcactctaatATTAGTGCTATTGTTGTTAAATAAGATAGGTCTGTTctaattgttggggggggggtgtagattCCTTATATATCTGGAACAGAATTCTGCTTCTCAAAGAAGCACTCGCAACCTCAATCACATGAATTCCCTCATGCAGGCCATGAGGGTCTCCAAACGGAAGCTCTCAAatcctgtcatcctgtcacaATTAGAttagaggagaaggagaaaacgAGTGTAAAATATAGCAAAGTTCTTCAGTTCTTTCATTCGTTCAGGGGACAGAATGAAACAGAATAGTTTCTTTTTACACTTCACAtactttaaacattttataCATCATGACCTCTCCATGAAGTCTCCATGACCATGTACAGGCCCTCTGTGTGCCCTCCATGGGCTCATTAAAACTCGTTCACACATGGAAAACAGGATCATTTGGGACACAGATGCTGGAAATGTCTTTGGACAGTATATTCTGAATCTGCATGTTATTCATAAATGTTACAAATGGTCAAATTGTGCTGGTGGAACACAGATTGGTTTCCAGgttttttgttcatcatgccaagATGTTCTACCTGTGGTTCTAGTTAATCTGTAATTCTAGTTATTGAACTACCAGTTCATCAAATTATATCAGCCGCTGCCACATTACAAGTGATGCTTCATGATTGATTGGCTACACGTTTGGTTATGGACGTTGATTTGTATCACTGATTTGACTATTTTTATATGTGTATCGCTGATTTGAATATGAACATATTTGATATGTTTCAGGATGTCTAAATAAATGCCGTAGTGAAACAACTAAACACTTAAAGCACCGAGCAATCGCAACATTGGTGAACACCTGACAACACAGCCTGTCAGTCACGTCTCCAGGGATGGTGCTACACGAAGGTTCTCCAGTAGATCCTCCCTCTCTACAACATTTCTAATTCCTCAGGGTTTGACAAAGTTTATATAGCTACCCCTGACGCAGCATCCAAATTCTGCCATTTGATTTTTAAAGCACCTGTGTAGTGGCTGAAAAGACATAATAAAGGAAAGGAGCACGGTTGATGTGAGCGAACTTATCTAAGGTGAGTTCATTTGTACATATTTGGTCCTGATTGCATCTAGTAAGAAGATCTTGTGCGTGAGAGGTTTGTTTATATCCTTTCTGACAAAATGCATCGAGATGCTAGTGCATGCTCTATGGCATTGGATACATGCCATCACAGGGCAttatgtgttaatgtaaacattAATATCGCTACATTCATTTTTGCACCATGACACTTTTACATCCATATCAACATAATCATAGTCGTTGTCATCAGCATCATAATCATCATAATCATCACCTGAGAAATATTAGTTTAGTTTAATACAAAATAGTTTTGATATATGAAATACATGCTAGCACAAAGATCAATGTGTGCTATGTGTTCTGAATTTTAGAATTAAATCAAAGGTAGTTTTTAAGTTCCTCAAATCTTTTCTTTGCTAACTCTGCGAGACTGAAATGGAATTTATGGATGGTGATGTGGCTTTGATCCTGCTTTATCTGACAGTCCTAGCCTACTGTAATTTTTTACTTTATAGTGTAGTTCCTACACTGACATGTTCTGTTTAATCAGCTGCCCGTAATCTATGTTTAACTGTTCGCAATTCCCAGAgcaaaagaaatgtaaaaaaatacatAGTTGATTAAGAGTGTCATCTCTAGAGAGCCTGTTTAGCAATCAGAGGGTACATTACCCTACGGCTAGCCATGTTTATTAGCGCCATGAGGGACCTTTCGTGGCCCAGACAGAGCGCGTGAGCACGTCCTCCCGGTAGACCTCAGGGCGGCGCTAAGCACGGATTCGGCTATAAAAGACCCGCACGGTTTTTATCCGTACTTCTTTTCACGATATGCTCAGCTTTaaagcagggctctcaagtctcacgcattgagcgtgtgacacacgcatttgaccgtcttcacacgctcacacgccacacttccgatttcacacggctagaaaaataaatctagtttatttacctccgacaccatatctatgtcgccctccactggcgatcgatctcaaaccccaccccgtcaacaactctcacactatgacatgaatccaaaacttgagagccctgtttaAAGGATGCTGTATTTTTAAGCAGTTATGACCCAATAACGAATTAATTACTAACAATGAAAtaattcagcttttatttttatttagagagcaaattattttcttttttatttaatatCAGGGCACAAGAAAGAAAAGtttttactatatattgatgaaaatgtttttaaagagTTACAGTAAGCATAAATCCTTTCTTGGGCATCATTGCGACCTTTAGCTAAACCCACTGAGTTCCTGACGTGAAGGTGTGTTACACATTAAACATATTAACCGTCACACACTTATCCATGTTAATGAGTGtttattctttctttcattaTTATAGTTTTTCCTGCTTTCTTGCACCTAAAGCTAAATCAAGCAATTCACGTTTAGGTTATTGTATTTATAAAGCAATCATGCTCATTAATTTCAAAAGTATTTGGAAAAGCTGTACGTTCTCAAAGATTTTAAAGGCAGTGTCTTCGTGGTACGTTTTGAACACGTGAATCATTCCCTGTACCCTTGAAAAATCGTTGCCTGCCTAATTACTACATTTTTACTGGGTAAAGTCATAATAAAGCTTTAAGACTGATGTAGTCTGTGGTGGTTTTACTTATGCACATatatttgtgcttgtgtgtgtgtgtgtgtgtgtgtgtgtgtgtgtgtgtgtgtgtgtgtgtgtgtgtgtgtgtgtgtgtgtgtgtgtgtgtgtgtgtgtgtgtacgagtgttCTTGCTGTTTGTGCAGAAGGTATTCTCCTGTGGAGCGTCCCAAAAGGTTCCAGGATAACAGAATAACCGTCCCCAGGGGGCGCTGCTCCTGTCTCAGGACACTCTCCTGTTTATGGCCTCTCGTTTATTTTTCTAACAGTGCAGTGGGATGACGAGCTCCACGAGCTCCTCAGGTTTTTACACAGATGAACAATGACCGTGAGCAAAGTGGCATTTATCACCAACTTAACGAAACCAGTAGGTCTGTTTCTCCTGTTTGTGAGATTCACGTTAGATGTGGCACTTCAGACAACAGCACAGCAGGAAGACAGCAGAGCAATACTGTATTCAAGCTGTGGGGTTATATTCATAGCCAAGAGCTAATGTATATACAAAAGGCCCATGAAAATGATGCATTAATACAGTATCCATAAAGCACTTATGACAAGTAgtgatgttgttgttgatgatgatgatgatgatgaaggtgaaAAGGTGGATGAGTTTACATGTGTTTTCTTCTTCTCCACTTCAATAAAACTAAGTTATCCAGATCTAATCAGTCCACATTAGTGTCTCAATACGTATCATGGTGTTTATTAAGTTTATAAACAGTGATCAAGATGAAAAAGGCTGTGATTATTATTTCTACTCAGTACATTGAAACGTATTTCCACAGTGTCTTCTCCTCTGAAGCCATGCTGACCCAATATGCCTTGTACCCACGGACGAACTacaccctcatctccacaccTTCCCATAACACCACTATCCCAGAGCTGCCCAACACCACCAGCAAGCCTTTCAGCGTGTTTGACGGCTGTGACAACATGGTGGAGGGCATCCTCTTTGACCTGGTGGTGCAGACCTTCAACATCGTAGTGGGGCTGCCGGCCAACATCCTGGTCATCGCCATCCTGATCCGAAACCGGCGCGACCCGTCCACATCCGACATCTTCCTGGGCTGCCTGGCCTTCATGGACGCCTACTTCGGCCTCATGCTCCCTGTCAGCTTCCTCAacctctaccactggcagagcATGAAGGCCTGGTTGGCGCTGAAGTTCTCCTACGGCGTGAAGGACACCAGTGGACCACTCTTCCTCTCCTGCATCTGCCTGGACCGCTTCGTCGCTGTGCTCTTCCCCATCGCCTTCGGCCGCCTCAAGGACGCCAAGTACCGGGCCGGCCTGGCCGCGTTCGTCCTGGGCCTC
This Brachyhypopomus gauderio isolate BG-103 chromosome 6, BGAUD_0.2, whole genome shotgun sequence DNA region includes the following protein-coding sequences:
- the LOC143516290 gene encoding G-protein coupled receptor 183-like, with protein sequence MLTQYALYPRTNYTLISTPSHNTTIPELPNTTSKPFSVFDGCDNMVEGILFDLVVQTFNIVVGLPANILVIAILIRNRRDPSTSDIFLGCLAFMDAYFGLMLPVSFLNLYHWQSMKAWLALKFSYGVKDTSGPLFLSCICLDRFVAVLFPIAFGRLKDAKYRAGLAAFVLGLTFAYASAKTVGGLPNFEKVFTGEVLATFMWMVVCNASILWALKRSRGAGKDEMHPMKKKAFKMVLSLLAIIVCNYLPLVALFPFQDHYSPVAFTCYVQPVGFAFLNISSSIQPLVYLSRLERVPFLPGSVTKTLCCKEKTEPSPA